Proteins co-encoded in one Malus sylvestris chromosome 9, drMalSylv7.2, whole genome shotgun sequence genomic window:
- the LOC126582526 gene encoding uncharacterized mitochondrial protein AtMg00810-like, producing MKNGAKWEFLIICLYVDDLLFTGNNEAMFCEFKKSMFSEFEMTDNGLMSYFLGIEVKQESDGIYISQQKYMRDILEKFNMDKCNIVNTPVATGLKLSKEGEGEFVNSTVYKSLVGSLRYLTITRPDIVYGVGLVSRYMETPKESHWLAAKRILRYIRGTLNYGLFYNFGEDAKLFGYSDSDWGGDQDERKSTTGYVFFLGSTAFSWTSKKQSIVALSSCEAEYVAVASTVCEAIWLRNLLKSVCHPQVESTVIHVDNMFAIKLAKNPVQHGRSKHIDTRFHFLRDHVKQKTIELVYCHTKEQVADIFTKPLPVESFRLLREMLGMKAF from the coding sequence ATGAAGAATGGTGCAAAATGGGAGTTCTTAATTATTTGTCTCTATGTAGATGACTTGTTGTTTACAGGAAACAATGAAGCAATGTTTTGTGAGTTCAAGAAATCCATGTTCAGTGAATTCGAGATGACTGACAATGGATTAatgtcatactttcttggcaTAGAGGTGAAGCAAGAAAGTGACGGTATCTACATCTCTCAACAAAAGTACATGAGAGATATATTGGAGAAATTCAATATGGATAAGTGCAATATTGTCAACACTCCAGTTGCAACTGGATTGAAGCTGTccaaggaaggagaaggtgaGTTTGTAAACTCAACCGTGTACAAAAGCTTGGTTGGAAGCCTAAGGTACCTTACAATCACAAGACCTGATATAGTTTATGGTGTTGGACTCGTGAGTCGATACATGGAAACACCAAAGGAGTCTCATTGGCTGGCCGCCAAGAGAATTTTGAGGTATATAAGAGGTACTCTAAACTATggtctgttttataattttggtgaagatgcaaaattatttgGTTATTCAGATAGTGATTGGGGAGGTGACCAAGATGAAAGGAAAAGCACAACTGGCTATGTGTTTTTTCTAGGATCAACAGCTTTCTCATGGACTTCAAAGAAGCAATCAATTGTTGCTTTGTCATCGTGTGAAGCCGAGTACGTTGCTGTAGCCTCAACAGTGTGTGAggcaatttggttaagaaatctgTTGAAGTCAGTGTGTCATCCACAAGTGGAATCGACTGTGATTCATGTGGATAACATGTTTGCAATCAAGCTTGCAAAGAATCCTGTTCAACATGGAAGGAGCAAGCACATTGATACCAGGTTCCATTTTCTAAGGGATCATGTAAAGCAAAAGACAATCGAACTTGTCTATTGTCACACGAAGGAACAAGTGGCAGACATCTTCACTAAGC